The DNA region GCCGGGTGCCGCCTGCCCCGCCCGCGGTCCAGGAGGGCAAGCCTTTTTACGAGACTTGGGGAGAGCAGCGGGTGGCCGCGGGAGACTACGCCTCCGTCATCCGCTGGCGGGAGCATATGCTGCCGGTGCTGGAGGCCCTCTTCGAGCACGCCGCTTGCGCGCCCCGTCCCTCGTGACCGAGACTGGGAGGCCGCCGGGGCGCTCCCGGCCCGTCCCGTGAAGATCCTCATCACCAACGCGCACCTGGCAAACCCCGCCGGCACCGAGGTGGTGGTGCGCGACCTGGCGGGGGAGTTCCTGCGCCGCGGCCACACCCCCCTGGTCTATTCGCCCAAGCTGGGCGCGGTGGCGGAGGAGATCCGCCGCCGCGGGATCGAGATCACCGACCGGCTGGAGAGCCTGAGCGCCGTTCCCGACGTCATCCACGGCCACCACCACCCCCAGGTGGTGGAGGCGCTGCTGCACTTTCCCGCCACGCCCGCGCTGTTCGTCTGCCATGGCTGGCTGGCGGCGGTGGAGGAGCCCTTCGCCTTTCCCCGCATCCTGCGCTACGTGGCGGTGGACGAGCGCTGCCGCGCGCGCAGCGCGCGCGCGCTGGGGGCTCCTGAGGAGCGCATCCTGATGATCGGGAACGCGGTGGACCTGGCGCGCTTCCCGGCGCGCGGCCCGCTGCCGCCGCGGCCGCAGCGGGCGCTGGTCTTCGGCAGCCAGGCCAGCCCGCCCATCCACCTGGCGGCGGTGCGCCGCGCCTGCCGGCACTTCGGCCTGCGTCCCGACCTGCTGGGCTACGTCTACCACGCGCGACCCGACCCGGAGTCGGTGCTGCCCGCCTACGACCTGGTCTTCGCCAAGGGACGCTGCGCGCTGGAGGCCATGGCGGTGGGCGCGGCGGTGGTGCTCTGCGACTTTGCCGGCGCTGGACCCATGGTCACGTCCGCCAACTTCGATCGGCTGCGCGCTATGAACTTCGGCGAGGCCGCGCTCACCAACCCGCTGCGGGCCCGGGCCCTGCGCCCCGAGCTGGCGCGCTACGATCCCGCGGACGCGGCCGCGGTCAGCCGCCGCGCCCGCCACGAGGCCTCGCTGGAGGCCGCCGGCGAGACCTGGCTCGCCCTCTACGTCCAGATCATCGAGGAATCCTCGCGCCGGCAGCCCGATCCCCAGGCCGAATTGCGCGCCCTCGCCGCCTACCTGCAGCAGTGGAGTTACGGCAGACGGGTGGAGTGGGAGCGGCAGCAGTTGCAGCGGCTGGGGCTGGCGGGACGCGGCCTGGCGCGCCTGCTCCGCCGTTTCGCCCACCAGTGGAGCGGCGGCTACTGAAGCGTCCCGCGCGCCTGCGGCTTGGTCACTTTCCCTGCTCCCGCGCCGCCGAAAAGGACTACCATAAAGCTATGCGAGGGCTGCATGCCATCGCGTTGCTGGCCGCCCTGGCCTTAGGCTCGGCGCCGGCCGTCTGGGCGCAGCGCCACGGCAGCGCGCCCGTCGGCCCGGGAAGCGCGCCCATGGGCCCCGCCATGTTCCCCGGGCCGCGCGCCGCCATGGGCAATCCCGGAGTCGCCACTTGGAGCGGCCGGAGCTCCGGCGGCTCGCACTTCCAGTCAGGCTTCCACCCTGGTTTCCATCCCGGCTTCCGCCCGGGCTTCGACGGCCATGGCCGCTTCCATGGCCGCGGCAACTTCGCTCCCTGGGTTCCTTGGGGCGGCTATTACTACAGCCCGCCCGACTACGAGGAGCAGGCGCAGGCGGAGTACGAAGCCGAGCAGGCGGCGGCGCGGGCGCAGCAGGAAGCCGCCGAGGACCAGCAGCGGCGGCAGGCGCTGCAGCAGACCATCGACGACCTGCGCGCCTACAACGAACAGCGCGAGCGCGAGCTGGAGCAGGAGCGGCTGGCGCGCGAGTCGGCGCCGCCGCAGCCGCCGGCGCCTCCCGAGCCCGCCGTCATCCTGGTCTTCAAGGACGGCCACCGCGCCGAGGTCTCCAACTACGCCATCATGGGCGACACCTTCTACGACCTCTCCAGCGGGCGTCCGCACAAGATCCCCCTCACCGATCTCGATCTGGACGCCACCACCCGCCTCAACGAGGAGAACGGCGTGGACTTCCGCCTGCCCGGCAAGCGCGGTCCCGCTTAGCAGCAGACGCCGGACGTCAGACCTCAGGCGTCAGCCCACTTCTTTCGCCGCAACTCCTTGGAGGGCGTCATCCTGAGGCGCTTTAGCGCCGGAGGATCTCGCGCGCACTCGGGGCTTGTT from Terriglobales bacterium includes:
- a CDS encoding glycosyltransferase, which produces MKILITNAHLANPAGTEVVVRDLAGEFLRRGHTPLVYSPKLGAVAEEIRRRGIEITDRLESLSAVPDVIHGHHHPQVVEALLHFPATPALFVCHGWLAAVEEPFAFPRILRYVAVDERCRARSARALGAPEERILMIGNAVDLARFPARGPLPPRPQRALVFGSQASPPIHLAAVRRACRHFGLRPDLLGYVYHARPDPESVLPAYDLVFAKGRCALEAMAVGAAVVLCDFAGAGPMVTSANFDRLRAMNFGEAALTNPLRARALRPELARYDPADAAAVSRRARHEASLEAAGETWLALYVQIIEESSRRQPDPQAELRALAAYLQQWSYGRRVEWERQQLQRLGLAGRGLARLLRRFAHQWSGGY